The DNA region CCGAGGGCCAGCGAGATCTCCCCGGTGTGAAACGCGTCGTGCGTGATGAGTCGTATGAGAACGGACTGGCGTGTGTGGATGCGGACCTCGGTCCCGTGCGTCCGCCGAGCCTCCCGGCTCAACGTCTCGGGCGCCCACGTCGCGAGGCAGCTCTCCACGATCTTCCAGGTCGACGTGAGAGCACCGACGAGCTCGTCGGCAGATCGCGGGTGCGTGAGGTCATCCTCCCAGCCGAAACCCGTAGGGTCGTTGAACGGCGTCGTCTCCGCGCCGGGCTCCTTGAACACGTGGCACAACCAGAACACGCGCCCGCCGGCGAGGTGCGACGCGCTCGCCCAGATCGGCCAGGTTGGCGAGCCGACGGGGAGCGCGAGCTGTTCGGCGGAGAGAGGTGCAAGCGCCTTGACGAGATGGTCGTTGAACAGGCGCCACCCCTCGTAGAAGGGCGCGACGGTGGTGTTTCGCATGAGCGAGAGGCTAGCCAAATCGAGGACGTCCCGTCCCGCTCGCCTTCGCTCGCCTCGGCGCGTGTCTGTACATCGCGCTCGCTCCGCTCGCGCTGTGCAGCTGCTTGTTGCCCGCGAAGCTGGCAGCAAGCAGTAGCCCGTACCGGATTCGAACCGGTGGTCTCTGCCTTGAGAGGGCAGTGTCCTGGGCCGCTAGACGAACGGGCCGGAGGCTTCCATTGTACCGAGCGTGACCTGCAGCGGTCGTCCCGCGCGCTGAGCGATCTTGTCGCGCCGGGCATCCGGCGTATCCCCATTCCCCTCCCCATACGCGGTCTCTCGATCGTCAACGCCTACCTCGTCGAGGCAGCGCACGGCTGGAGCCTCGTTGACGCCGGTCTTCACACCGCTGAGGCCGAGCACGCGCTCCGAAGCGGACTCGCCGACGCGGGCATCGGCCCCGAAGACGTGCAGCGCGTCTTCGTCACGCACCTCCATCCCGATCACATGGGCATGGCCGGCACGCTCGAGCGCGCGGGCGCCGAAGTGCTCATGCACACACCCGAGATCGCCGCGGCTCGGCGCACCTGGTCGAAGGGGCACGAAGCGATCGACGCGACGTACGACTGGTTCGTGCGCCACGGCATGCCGCGCGACGTCGACGAGGGCATGCGACAAGCCTGGATCGCGATGGGCGAGCGCGTCGACGATCTCGAGCACGTCGGCGGCGTCGACGACGGCGAGAGCGTGGATCTCGGCGGCCGCGCGACGCGACTTCGCTGGACACCGGGGCACACCGATTACCACGCGGTGCTCATCGACGAACGCGATGGCGTGCTATTCGCCGGCGATCACGTGCTTCCACGGATCACGTCGAACATCGGGCTTTACCCATCGTCACGCGACGATCCGCTCGGCGACTTCCTCGGCGCCCTCACAAGGCTGCGCGACCTGCCGGTGAAGCGCGTCCTACCGGCGCACGGCGATCCGTTCGACGATCTCGCCGGCCGTGTGGACGAGCTGCTCGCCCATCATGCGACGCGACTCGAAGTGACTGTCGCCGCGGTCGGTACCGCCGAGCGCGACGCCTATGCCATCGCGCGGATCGTATTCCCTGTTCTGCGCTCGGCGCACGAGGAGCGCTTCGCGCTCGCGGAGACCCTCGCGCACCTACGGCACCTGGATCGGAAGGGTCGCGTGCGCGAGATCGACGGATCACCCGCGCGCTGGCGAACGACCTAGATCGGCGAGCGGTACCGCTCGAGCGTGCGCGGATCCTCCCGACCATTCGCTTTGAGATGCCGTTCCAGGACGCCTGGCCCCTGCTCCGGGAAGACATTGAGGCACATCGGGTCCATCAGGAGGAACAGCTGTGCGTCGCGGGTGCGTGGGACCACCAACGGACCCGACAACGAGTGGGCCTCGACCATGTGTGCGAGAGGCTCGGGTCCGCCGAGCTCTCGCACGATGCGGCCGGCCTCGATCGCGTGGTTGTATCCAGGTATGCCTGCGACCGCGCCGTCCTTCTCACTGAACTCGATGACCTTCGCGGCATCGTGCACGTACACGGCGG from Candidatus Limnocylindria bacterium includes:
- a CDS encoding DinB family protein, which codes for MRNTTVAPFYEGWRLFNDHLVKALAPLSAEQLALPVGSPTWPIWASASHLAGGRVFWLCHVFKEPGAETTPFNDPTGFGWEDDLTHPRSADELVGALTSTWKIVESCLATWAPETLSREARRTHGTEVRIHTRQSVLIRLITHDAFHTGEISLALGSNGLPGIEPWAGLSRVMG
- a CDS encoding MBL fold metallo-hydrolase gives rise to the protein MRGQCPGPLDERAGGFHCTERDLQRSSRALSDLVAPGIRRIPIPLPIRGLSIVNAYLVEAAHGWSLVDAGLHTAEAEHALRSGLADAGIGPEDVQRVFVTHLHPDHMGMAGTLERAGAEVLMHTPEIAAARRTWSKGHEAIDATYDWFVRHGMPRDVDEGMRQAWIAMGERVDDLEHVGGVDDGESVDLGGRATRLRWTPGHTDYHAVLIDERDGVLFAGDHVLPRITSNIGLYPSSRDDPLGDFLGALTRLRDLPVKRVLPAHGDPFDDLAGRVDELLAHHATRLEVTVAAVGTAERDAYAIARIVFPVLRSAHEERFALAETLAHLRHLDRKGRVREIDGSPARWRTT
- a CDS encoding HD domain-containing protein, whose product is MLTDSDLLRVFPAIASIREARLRKLATDVWRYVSERNPAWTDIERIPLHPTMPIATHGNLVKHVIAMARLSEALVPIYRDLWKQELDLDTFRTAVYVHDAAKVIEFSEKDGAVAGIPGYNHAIEAGRIVRELGGPEPLAHMVEAHSLSGPLVVPRTRDAQLFLLMDPMCLNVFPEQGPGVLERHLKANGREDPRTLERYRSPI